In Carnobacterium sp. CP1, the following are encoded in one genomic region:
- the minD gene encoding septum site-determining protein MinD: MGTAIVITSGKGGVGKTTSTANIGTALALQGKRVCLIDMDIGLRNLDVILGLENRIIYDIIDVVEGRAKLHQAIIKDKRFNDNLYLLPAAQNADKNAVNGEQMVEIVDELKKEYDYVLIDCPAGIEQGFQNSIAAADEAILVTTPEISAIRDADRIIGLLEQTELAPPRLIINRIRKRMMQDGEVLDVDEITRHLSVDLLGIIFDDDDVVRSSNKGDPIVLDPKNPASQGYRNVARRILGETVPLMSLKREKESFWTKLFGKRK; this comes from the coding sequence CTGCAAATATTGGAACTGCACTTGCTTTGCAAGGGAAACGAGTTTGTTTAATTGATATGGATATCGGTTTAAGAAACCTGGATGTTATTCTAGGATTAGAAAACCGGATTATTTACGATATCATTGATGTCGTCGAAGGCCGTGCTAAATTGCATCAAGCTATCATTAAAGATAAACGGTTCAATGATAATTTATACTTATTGCCTGCAGCTCAAAATGCCGATAAAAATGCTGTAAACGGAGAACAAATGGTTGAAATCGTGGACGAGTTAAAAAAAGAATACGATTATGTTTTAATCGATTGTCCAGCAGGGATAGAACAAGGATTTCAGAATTCAATTGCTGCAGCCGATGAAGCGATACTGGTGACAACACCAGAAATTTCAGCTATTCGTGATGCAGACCGAATCATTGGCTTATTAGAACAAACGGAATTAGCGCCTCCTCGTTTGATCATCAACCGAATTCGCAAACGGATGATGCAAGATGGAGAAGTTTTAGACGTTGATGAAATCACACGTCATTTATCAGTCGATTTATTGGGGATTATTTTTGATGACGACGATGTGGTCCGTTCTTCTAATAAAGGAGACCCAATCGTGTTGGATCCAAAAAATCCAGCATCGCAAGGCTACCGTAATGTAGCTCGTCGTATTTTAGGCGAAACAGTACCATTGATGTCGCTAAAAAGAGAAAAAGAAAGTTTTTGGACAAAATTGTTTGGTAAACGTAAATAA
- a CDS encoding amino acid ABC transporter substrate-binding protein, producing the protein MKNKLMKMMVTVGMAGLFMAGCGTNSAKEDSYDQLVQEGEIIMGLDDTFAPMGFRDTNGEIVGFDVDLAKEVGERLGVTFNFQTVDWAMKETELNAGNIDVIWNGYTITEEREEKVAFSDPYLDNSQIIIVLEESPIQKKADLAGKTVAAQQTSSAVDAITADDSNIIKDFKNGEVLQYPSNNDVFNDLASGRSDAIVVDETLARYYMKQNADIAYRVLEEDFGKEEYAVGMRKADVKLKKAIDDSLAEMKTDGTYEKIYSKWFAE; encoded by the coding sequence ATGAAAAATAAATTAATGAAGATGATGGTTACAGTAGGAATGGCAGGATTATTTATGGCTGGTTGCGGCACTAATAGTGCAAAAGAAGATAGCTATGATCAGCTAGTACAAGAAGGTGAAATTATCATGGGGTTAGACGATACGTTCGCACCGATGGGATTTCGTGATACAAATGGTGAAATTGTCGGCTTTGATGTTGACTTAGCTAAAGAGGTCGGCGAACGTTTAGGGGTAACGTTTAACTTTCAGACGGTTGATTGGGCAATGAAAGAAACCGAGTTAAACGCTGGAAATATTGATGTCATTTGGAATGGATATACCATTACTGAAGAACGTGAAGAAAAAGTCGCATTTAGTGACCCTTATTTGGATAATAGTCAAATCATTATTGTTTTAGAAGAGAGCCCTATTCAAAAGAAAGCAGATTTAGCCGGTAAAACAGTAGCAGCACAACAAACATCGAGTGCAGTTGATGCGATTACAGCCGATGATTCTAATATCATCAAAGACTTTAAAAATGGAGAAGTCTTACAGTACCCGTCTAATAATGATGTCTTCAATGATTTAGCTTCGGGACGAAGCGATGCCATTGTAGTTGATGAAACGCTAGCTCGTTATTACATGAAGCAAAACGCTGATATTGCTTACCGCGTTTTAGAAGAAGATTTTGGGAAGGAAGAATACGCAGTTGGGATGCGCAAAGCGGATGTTAAATTGAAAAAAGCTATTGATGATTCTTTGGCAGAAATGAAAACAGACGGTACCTATGAAAAGATTTATAGCAAATGGTTTGCTGAATAA
- a CDS encoding amino acid ABC transporter substrate-binding protein encodes MKKIVKLLSVLCLIGGFLAACGNKEEESQGVKEPVFTAEAGETLIVGLDDTFVPMGFRDNEGNLTGFDVELAEEAGKRLGLTLKFQPIDWSMKETELNTGKIDVIWNGYAINEERQKKVAFSEPYASSSQIIVVLKDSPIKNLADLKGKTVASQQSSSTVSVLENDPSKIVNTFANEEIVQYPSYNDVFNDLDSKRSDAVAVSEVYARYILKQKGQENYRILEETFGKEEMAVGLRKTDKEWLRKLNATLTAMQKDGTVDAIKTKWFGE; translated from the coding sequence ATGAAAAAGATTGTAAAACTACTGAGTGTATTGTGTCTTATAGGGGGATTTTTAGCGGCTTGCGGCAACAAAGAAGAAGAGAGCCAAGGAGTTAAAGAGCCCGTATTTACAGCGGAAGCTGGGGAAACGCTGATTGTTGGTTTAGATGATACCTTTGTGCCGATGGGGTTTAGAGATAATGAAGGAAATCTAACTGGGTTTGATGTAGAACTAGCTGAAGAAGCTGGCAAACGGTTAGGATTGACCCTTAAATTTCAACCCATCGATTGGTCAATGAAAGAAACGGAGTTAAATACAGGAAAGATTGATGTAATCTGGAATGGATATGCTATTAATGAAGAACGCCAGAAAAAAGTGGCTTTTAGTGAACCATATGCTAGTTCAAGTCAAATTATTGTTGTTTTGAAAGATAGCCCAATCAAAAACTTAGCAGATTTAAAAGGAAAGACTGTAGCTTCGCAACAATCATCTAGTACAGTGAGTGTGTTAGAAAATGACCCAAGCAAAATCGTAAACACATTCGCAAACGAAGAGATTGTTCAATATCCTTCATATAATGATGTTTTTAATGACTTAGACAGTAAACGCAGTGATGCAGTTGCAGTTAGCGAAGTTTATGCTCGTTACATTCTAAAGCAAAAAGGGCAAGAAAATTATCGGATTTTAGAGGAAACATTCGGTAAAGAAGAAATGGCCGTTGGCTTACGGAAAACAGATAAAGAGTGGTTGAGAAAATTGAATGCTACATTAACAGCGATGCAAAAAGACGGAACGGTCGATGCCATTAAGACTAAATGGTTTGGCGAATAA
- a CDS encoding amino acid ABC transporter permease: MNLISDIMPALLNGLTTTLCLFFIVFITTIPLGFLVACVRVYAPKWLSWIIQVYIYVMRGTPLLLQLMVVFFGLPLVGITFERFTAALLAFILNYTAYYAEIFRGGILSVPKGQFEAIKVLGIGKIQGFKRIIIPQVFRVVLPSVGNEVISLVKDTSLVYILGLGELLRAGQIAANTYASLLPFAAVGLIYLLITGVITLALNAIEKKFNF; this comes from the coding sequence ATGAATTTGATTAGCGATATTATGCCAGCTTTACTGAATGGATTAACTACTACCTTATGCTTATTTTTTATTGTTTTTATTACGACTATACCTTTAGGATTCTTAGTCGCTTGTGTCCGCGTTTATGCTCCAAAGTGGCTTTCTTGGATCATACAAGTGTATATCTATGTGATGCGAGGGACACCTTTATTGTTGCAGCTTATGGTTGTGTTTTTCGGGCTCCCTTTAGTAGGGATAACGTTTGAGCGTTTTACCGCAGCTCTTTTAGCCTTTATTTTAAATTATACAGCGTACTATGCTGAAATTTTTAGAGGAGGTATTTTATCCGTACCAAAAGGTCAATTTGAAGCCATCAAAGTTTTGGGAATCGGAAAAATCCAAGGATTTAAACGCATTATTATTCCACAAGTTTTTCGCGTAGTGCTGCCTTCAGTAGGAAACGAAGTCATCTCACTTGTGAAAGATACCTCGCTTGTTTATATCTTAGGTCTGGGCGAATTGTTGAGAGCAGGTCAAATTGCGGCTAACACCTATGCATCCTTGCTTCCTTTTGCAGCAGTGGGGCTGATTTACCTCCTTATCACAGGAGTCATTACTTTGGCTTTAAATGCTATTGAAAAGAAATTCAACTTTTAA
- a CDS encoding amino acid ABC transporter ATP-binding protein has protein sequence MVLKAEGISKEFNRLKVIDDFDFTIESNEIVTLVGKSGTGKTTLMRLLNGLEKADKGTISIDGHYLCRATPDGKTEYVSKQERKKYSNQIGMVFQDYQLFPNLTVVENCIEAPVSQKLLTKSEAYQKAEELLSQMGLSAKRDVYPRTLSGGQQQRAAIARAMMLNPKILCFDEPTSALDAETSNEVGKMIQKIAASGTGILIVTHDTEFAKVFGTRVVSSDIFSGHNEKE, from the coding sequence ATGGTGCTTAAAGCAGAAGGCATTTCTAAAGAATTTAATCGTTTAAAAGTAATTGATGACTTTGATTTCACCATAGAATCAAATGAGATCGTGACCTTAGTAGGAAAATCAGGTACCGGGAAAACAACATTAATGCGCTTATTGAACGGACTCGAGAAAGCGGATAAAGGAACGATCTCTATTGATGGGCATTACTTATGTCGCGCAACTCCAGATGGCAAGACGGAGTACGTATCCAAGCAAGAAAGGAAAAAATACAGCAATCAAATTGGTATGGTTTTTCAAGACTATCAATTATTTCCTAACTTGACAGTAGTTGAAAATTGCATAGAAGCTCCTGTTTCTCAAAAGTTGTTGACCAAGTCAGAGGCCTACCAAAAAGCTGAAGAGTTATTGAGCCAAATGGGTCTGTCAGCCAAAAGAGATGTTTATCCGCGTACACTATCAGGCGGCCAGCAACAACGCGCGGCGATTGCCCGGGCTATGATGTTGAATCCCAAAATTTTGTGTTTTGATGAGCCGACTTCTGCATTAGATGCTGAAACTTCTAATGAAGTGGGAAAGATGATTCAAAAAATAGCTGCTTCAGGAACTGGCATCCTAATTGTGACTCACGATACTGAATTTGCGAAAGTTTTTGGCACACGAGTTGTTTCATCGGATATTTTTTCAGGCCATAATGAAAAAGAATAA
- the rplU gene encoding 50S ribosomal protein L21, whose product MYAIIKTGGKQIKVEVGQAIYIEKLNVEAGETVTFDEVILIGGEETKVGAPTIAGAVVEGTVEKQGRQKKVTTFVYKRRKDSHRKQGHRQPYTKVMINAINA is encoded by the coding sequence ATGTACGCAATTATAAAAACAGGTGGAAAACAAATTAAAGTTGAAGTTGGCCAAGCGATTTACATTGAAAAATTAAACGTTGAAGCTGGTGAAACTGTAACATTTGATGAAGTTATCTTAATAGGTGGCGAAGAAACAAAAGTTGGAGCTCCAACTATTGCCGGAGCTGTTGTTGAAGGTACTGTGGAAAAACAAGGTCGTCAAAAGAAAGTTACGACTTTTGTCTACAAACGCAGAAAAGACTCTCATCGCAAGCAAGGTCACCGTCAACCATATACAAAAGTAATGATCAATGCAATTAACGCGTAA
- a CDS encoding ribosomal-processing cysteine protease Prp: MIQAFFRRNDKEDLVSFEVTGHAESGTYGNDIVCAAVSALTIGTTNSLAVLSGFTPLIETNDEVEGGYLYVELPLEINDEQLNIAQILLESLLLSLIGVAEEYPDYVEINQ; encoded by the coding sequence ATGATTCAAGCATTTTTCAGACGTAATGACAAAGAAGACCTTGTCTCTTTTGAAGTTACTGGACATGCAGAGTCAGGAACTTACGGAAACGACATTGTCTGTGCAGCTGTATCGGCTCTAACCATCGGTACAACGAACAGTCTGGCTGTTTTAAGCGGCTTTACGCCTCTTATTGAAACCAACGATGAGGTTGAAGGTGGTTATTTATACGTTGAACTTCCTTTGGAAATCAATGATGAACAGTTGAACATTGCACAGATTCTTCTGGAAAGTCTTCTCTTATCCTTAATCGGTGTAGCAGAAGAGTACCCTGATTATGTCGAAATAAATCAATAA
- the rpmA gene encoding 50S ribosomal protein L27 — MLKMNLQFFATKKGGGSTTNGRDSQSKRLGAKRADGQTVTGGSILYRQRGTKIYPGTNVGIGGDDTLFAKIDGVVRFERKGRDKKQVSVYPAAQ; from the coding sequence ATGTTAAAAATGAATTTACAATTCTTCGCTACTAAAAAAGGTGGCGGATCTACTACTAACGGTCGTGATTCACAATCTAAACGTTTAGGTGCTAAACGTGCAGATGGTCAAACTGTTACTGGTGGTTCAATTCTATACCGTCAACGTGGGACTAAGATTTATCCAGGTACTAACGTAGGTATTGGCGGAGACGATACTTTGTTTGCTAAAATCGACGGCGTTGTTCGTTTCGAACGCAAAGGCCGCGACAAAAAACAAGTATCTGTTTATCCAGCTGCTCAATAA
- a CDS encoding class I SAM-dependent methyltransferase: MSQKEIENLFSKLDSTVKLLQKNIGVSYLEGLAETGENILDDKKARQVDNLLSNETMEMLNKIYHEISLENMDPEEIRKSFQLALLKGAKEDSLQANHQMTPDAIGFILTYLIEKVLGTEAKAIRLLDPAVGTGNLLSTVYNGLTSKKIEVEAEGIDNDDLLLSLALINTELQGQTIKLTHQDALTGLLVDPVDIVVSDLPVGFYPVDERAKDFKTSAKEGHSFAHHLFIEQSIHYLKKGGYGVFLVPSQLFETEAAAALTKMIQEEAYLQGMLHLPKELFQTKSSRKSILLLQKKGNNAKQVKQVLLAQIPDFKNQQAMFRFMQEVETWNKKNN; the protein is encoded by the coding sequence TTGTCTCAAAAAGAGATTGAAAACTTATTTTCAAAACTAGATTCTACTGTTAAATTGCTACAGAAAAATATAGGTGTTTCATATTTGGAAGGACTAGCTGAAACGGGAGAAAATATTCTTGATGACAAGAAAGCAAGACAAGTAGATAATTTACTGTCAAATGAAACAATGGAAATGCTGAATAAGATCTATCATGAAATATCTTTGGAAAACATGGATCCTGAAGAAATACGGAAAAGTTTTCAATTGGCTCTTTTAAAGGGTGCTAAAGAAGATAGTCTGCAGGCAAACCATCAAATGACACCAGATGCCATTGGATTTATTTTGACTTATCTAATCGAGAAAGTACTGGGGACGGAAGCAAAAGCTATTCGTTTGCTGGATCCAGCGGTTGGAACAGGAAATTTATTATCAACCGTCTATAATGGTTTAACGTCTAAGAAAATCGAAGTTGAGGCTGAAGGAATCGATAATGATGATCTGTTGTTGTCACTGGCTTTGATTAATACAGAATTACAAGGACAAACAATCAAACTGACTCATCAAGATGCCTTAACCGGTCTGCTGGTTGATCCGGTAGATATTGTCGTAAGCGATTTGCCAGTTGGTTTCTATCCAGTGGATGAGCGTGCGAAAGATTTCAAGACAAGTGCGAAAGAAGGGCACTCCTTTGCACATCATTTGTTTATTGAGCAAAGCATCCATTACTTGAAAAAAGGCGGTTACGGAGTGTTTTTGGTTCCTTCCCAGCTATTTGAAACAGAAGCAGCTGCTGCGTTAACTAAAATGATTCAAGAAGAAGCTTATCTTCAAGGAATGCTTCATCTGCCGAAAGAATTATTTCAAACAAAAAGCTCACGCAAGTCTATTCTTTTACTTCAGAAAAAAGGAAATAATGCTAAACAAGTGAAACAAGTTTTGCTTGCGCAAATTCCTGATTTTAAAAATCAACAAGCTATGTTCCGCTTTATGCAGGAAGTTGAAACTTGGAATAAAAAAAATAATTAA
- a CDS encoding acetate kinase, producing the protein MSKTIAINAGSSSLKFTLYEMPAEEEIVSGIIERVGLSDSVFTTKYNGEKYKVVEDIKNHEIAIQMVLDKLIELNVIENYDEITGVGHRVVAGGELFKDSALVTDEVVAQIESLSEFAPLHNPANATGIKAFKKLLPNITSVAVFDTSFHTSMPKENYLYSVPMSYYEDFAARKYGAHGTSHKYVSERAAEMLGKPLEETKLITCHLGNGGSITAVEGGKSVDTSMGFTPLAGITMGTRSGDIDASLLPFLMNKLGITDINEMIYILNNKSGLLGLSDVSSDMRDVEEAAEAGNEQAQTALDIFYNRVQKYIGQYFAVLNGADAIVFTAGIGENSPETRQIIIDGMDWFGAKIDEEANKVRGEERIISTADSKVKVLLIPTNEEIAIARDVERLRVK; encoded by the coding sequence ATGTCAAAAACAATCGCAATCAATGCAGGTAGTTCAAGTTTAAAATTCACGTTATACGAAATGCCAGCAGAAGAAGAAATCGTTTCAGGAATTATTGAACGGGTCGGATTAAGTGATTCCGTTTTTACTACGAAATATAACGGCGAAAAGTATAAAGTTGTAGAAGATATCAAAAACCACGAAATTGCTATTCAAATGGTTTTAGACAAACTGATTGAATTAAACGTTATTGAAAATTACGATGAAATCACAGGAGTAGGCCACCGTGTTGTAGCAGGTGGAGAATTATTTAAAGATTCTGCTTTAGTAACCGATGAAGTAGTGGCACAAATTGAAAGCTTATCAGAATTTGCACCTTTGCACAATCCAGCTAACGCTACAGGAATCAAAGCATTTAAAAAATTGTTGCCAAATATCACAAGTGTAGCTGTATTTGATACATCTTTCCATACTTCTATGCCGAAAGAAAATTATTTATACAGTGTTCCTATGAGTTATTATGAAGATTTTGCAGCTCGTAAATATGGAGCTCACGGAACTTCTCATAAGTATGTATCAGAACGTGCAGCAGAAATGTTGGGCAAACCGCTTGAAGAAACAAAATTGATTACTTGTCATCTAGGTAACGGCGGTTCAATTACAGCTGTTGAAGGTGGAAAATCAGTAGATACATCGATGGGCTTCACACCTTTAGCTGGTATCACAATGGGAACGCGCTCTGGAGATATTGACGCTTCTTTATTGCCATTCTTAATGAACAAATTAGGCATTACAGATATTAACGAAATGATTTACATTTTAAACAATAAATCAGGATTATTAGGACTTTCTGACGTATCTAGCGATATGCGTGATGTAGAAGAAGCAGCTGAAGCAGGCAATGAACAAGCACAAACAGCATTAGATATTTTTTATAACCGTGTACAAAAATACATTGGTCAATATTTTGCAGTATTAAATGGTGCAGATGCAATTGTCTTTACAGCAGGTATTGGTGAAAACTCTCCAGAAACTCGTCAAATCATTATTGACGGAATGGATTGGTTTGGAGCAAAAATTGACGAAGAAGCAAATAAAGTGCGTGGAGAAGAGCGCATTATTTCAACAGCTGATTCGAAAGTTAAAGTATTGTTGATTCCAACGAACGAAGAAATTGCAATTGCTCGTGACGTAGAAAGACTACGCGTTAAGTAA
- a CDS encoding ATP-binding domain-containing protein, with translation MDVLPISLSKGLEFDNVLIYDASEDNYSTERDQKILYTAISRGMKNLFITYKRKLSRLL, from the coding sequence GTGGATGTATTGCCGATTAGTTTATCAAAAGGTTTAGAATTTGATAATGTACTCATTTATGATGCTTCAGAAGATAACTACTCAACTGAAAGAGATCAAAAGATTCTTTACACTGCAATCTCAAGAGGAATGAAAAATCTTTTTATCACCTATAAACGAAAATTGAGTAGATTATTATAA
- a CDS encoding universal stress protein, translated as MLQQYNRILVAIDGSKEAELAFKKAVQVAVRNNSTLLLVHVIDTRAFQSISTFDGSMAEKANEQAKTTLEEYVRYAKNHRVADISYSIEYGSPKVLIAKQIPEDKNVDLILLGATGLNAVERIFIGSVSEYVIRHASCDVLIVRTDLENKRDS; from the coding sequence ATGTTACAACAATACAATCGTATTTTAGTCGCAATTGATGGTTCAAAAGAAGCGGAACTCGCTTTTAAAAAAGCCGTTCAAGTAGCTGTACGGAATAATTCAACGTTGCTGCTTGTTCACGTTATTGATACAAGAGCTTTTCAAAGTATTTCTACTTTTGATGGTTCGATGGCTGAAAAAGCTAATGAACAAGCCAAAACTACTTTAGAAGAATACGTACGCTATGCTAAGAACCACCGTGTCGCAGATATTAGCTATTCTATTGAATATGGTTCTCCAAAAGTATTAATTGCAAAACAAATACCTGAAGATAAAAATGTTGATTTGATTTTATTAGGAGCTACCGGTTTAAATGCCGTTGAGCGGATTTTTATTGGTTCTGTTTCTGAATACGTTATCAGACATGCGTCATGCGACGTTCTTATTGTCAGAACTGACTTAGAGAATAAAAGGGACTCATAA
- a CDS encoding replication-associated recombination protein A has protein sequence MNKPLAFRMRPTNIDQIVGQTHLVGNGKIIRRMVDAKMLSSMILYGPPGIGKTSIASAIAGSTQYAFRMLNAATDTKKDLQVVVEEAKMSGSVILLLDEVHRLDKPKQDFLLPHLENGRVIMIGATTENPYITINPAVRSRSQIFELKPLSIEDIQLALMSALKDKERGLGNESVALSDTALLHLSRATNGDLRSALNGLELAVKSTDPDETGTIQITLDIVEECIQRKALTHDKNGDAHYDVISALQKSIRGSDVNAALHYLGRLVEAGDLPIIARRLMVIAYEDIGLANPAAAQRTVTAVQAAEKLGFPEARIPLANAVVDLSLSPKSNSTYVAIDAALADIRAGKSGDVPDHLRDSHYSGAKKLGRGVTYQYPHSYPSAWVDQQYLPDKLKQALYYQPNHTGKYEDALAQQYDKINQAKKKK, from the coding sequence TTGAATAAACCGTTAGCTTTTCGTATGCGTCCGACTAATATTGACCAAATTGTAGGACAAACTCACTTAGTAGGCAACGGAAAAATCATCCGTCGTATGGTGGACGCTAAAATGCTGTCTTCCATGATTTTATATGGACCTCCAGGAATTGGAAAAACCAGTATTGCTAGTGCTATTGCTGGTTCCACCCAATATGCTTTTCGGATGTTGAATGCAGCTACTGATACGAAGAAAGATTTGCAAGTGGTCGTAGAAGAAGCTAAAATGAGCGGTTCTGTTATTTTATTGCTTGATGAAGTTCATCGTCTGGATAAACCAAAACAGGATTTTTTATTGCCTCACTTGGAAAATGGTCGTGTCATCATGATTGGGGCTACGACCGAGAATCCCTATATCACAATAAATCCCGCTGTTCGGAGTCGTTCGCAAATTTTTGAATTAAAGCCTCTCTCCATTGAAGACATTCAACTAGCTTTAATGAGTGCTTTAAAAGATAAAGAACGTGGACTAGGCAATGAATCTGTTGCTCTTTCGGATACAGCACTCTTGCATTTATCCCGAGCAACCAATGGAGATTTAAGAAGTGCTTTAAATGGTTTAGAATTAGCCGTTAAATCAACTGATCCTGATGAAACGGGTACCATTCAGATTACCTTAGATATTGTTGAAGAATGTATTCAGCGTAAAGCGTTGACTCACGATAAAAACGGCGATGCTCACTACGATGTTATCTCAGCATTACAAAAGTCTATTCGCGGAAGTGATGTTAATGCTGCACTCCATTATTTAGGCCGTTTAGTTGAAGCCGGTGATTTGCCAATTATTGCTAGAAGATTAATGGTCATCGCATATGAAGATATTGGTTTAGCCAATCCTGCAGCTGCTCAAAGGACCGTCACCGCTGTACAAGCGGCTGAAAAACTTGGCTTTCCGGAAGCTAGAATTCCTTTGGCTAACGCTGTAGTCGATTTATCTCTTTCCCCCAAATCAAATTCGACTTACGTAGCGATTGATGCTGCTCTCGCAGATATTCGAGCAGGAAAGAGCGGTGACGTTCCCGATCATTTAAGAGATTCCCACTACAGCGGTGCTAAAAAACTAGGTCGGGGCGTAACTTACCAATATCCTCATAGCTATCCTAGTGCTTGGGTCGATCAACAATATTTGCCTGATAAATTAAAGCAGGCTCTGTATTACCAACCCAATCACACTGGAAAATACGAAGACGCATTAGCTCAACAGTACGACAAAATAAATCAAGCGAAAAAGAAAAAATAA
- a CDS encoding CidA/LrgA family protein translates to MKIYRQLFIILCFSFIGEMVSKGFDLPVPGSVIGMVLLFLALQFKWLDVKSVEKAGNFLLSNLSLLFVPASVGIMVYFPLIKENWWILLIILLLTSGFTLIFVGLLVQKIKRKFEEHPSGNHKKRKAVVEHGTRINK, encoded by the coding sequence ATGAAAATTTATCGTCAGTTATTTATTATTTTGTGTTTTTCATTTATAGGAGAAATGGTTTCAAAAGGATTTGATTTGCCGGTTCCCGGCAGTGTCATTGGCATGGTCTTATTATTTTTAGCTCTGCAATTCAAATGGCTGGATGTGAAGTCAGTTGAAAAAGCAGGAAACTTTCTTTTAAGCAATTTAAGTCTTTTGTTTGTTCCAGCTAGCGTAGGGATAATGGTTTATTTTCCCCTTATTAAAGAAAACTGGTGGATCCTCTTGATCATTTTATTGTTGACTTCTGGCTTCACATTGATTTTTGTTGGACTATTGGTTCAAAAAATAAAAAGAAAATTTGAAGAGCATCCTTCTGGAAATCATAAGAAGCGAAAGGCAGTGGTAGAACATGGTACAAGAATTAACAAGTAA
- a CDS encoding LrgB family protein: protein MVQELTSNPLFGLILAIGMYLLAHALFQRYPYPVLNPLIVSTIFIILFLLSTGISYDDFYVGGSVLNMLIGPATVALGIPLYHTFHLLKKHYKSILIGIFLGTIVCTFLTGILGVVFHLNEKMIASLMPKSITSAIAIEISGKMGGIPSLTLVFVIVSGIMGAMMAPAIFKWFAITDDIAQGIALGSAAHAVGTSKAIELGAAQGAMAGLAIGVTGAITVFVAPFMFNVIQSFFL, encoded by the coding sequence ATGGTACAAGAATTAACAAGTAACCCGCTTTTTGGTTTGATTTTGGCCATAGGCATGTACTTGCTAGCTCATGCTCTATTTCAGAGGTATCCTTATCCTGTTTTAAATCCGTTGATCGTTTCGACTATTTTTATTATTCTTTTTTTGTTGAGTACCGGTATTTCATATGACGATTTTTATGTTGGTGGCAGCGTGCTGAATATGCTGATTGGTCCAGCTACGGTGGCTTTAGGAATCCCTTTGTACCATACTTTTCATTTATTGAAGAAACATTATAAATCAATCTTGATTGGAATTTTTTTAGGGACTATAGTCTGCACGTTTTTAACGGGCATTTTGGGAGTAGTTTTTCACTTAAATGAAAAAATGATTGCTTCTTTAATGCCAAAGTCGATCACCTCTGCAATAGCTATTGAAATATCTGGAAAAATGGGAGGTATTCCTTCTTTGACACTAGTTTTTGTAATTGTTTCTGGTATTATGGGCGCAATGATGGCACCGGCTATTTTTAAATGGTTTGCAATCACCGATGATATAGCTCAAGGCATTGCTTTAGGAAGTGCTGCTCATGCTGTTGGAACGTCAAAAGCTATTGAACTTGGTGCTGCTCAAGGAGCAATGGCGGGGTTAGCCATTGGTGTGACAGGTGCAATTACCGTGTTTGTTGCTCCATTCATGTTTAATGTCATCCAGTCTTTTTTTCTCTAA